One genomic window of Luteitalea pratensis includes the following:
- a CDS encoding sensor histidine kinase, protein MPSALRSWGPLVLAGVLAALLLALASLQWRWLGQISADERNRMQTSLRTQVTQFTQEFDRELTRAYFWLQADRGPSPVVTAFDSVGHFQRWFTTAPHPGLVRQIYVVSLPPHGDTAGLLSVSRYDREREALVSIPALPAELTPITARLRTMPEPTFDRGPISFVPPVASEGPALVIPRPPVPIVNAGGAIVFSRDERPWDYTIVVLDTTYMRETFLPELLKRHFGDARAAAYRVSIVDRASKAQVFCSDAEASRCAIAAPDASEDFFDVRLREFNRFVVVDDRRGQQPRTGQTAAPSSNASGVGAPGAPSPVEDAARVLPPGNVMVTVQRERATDGDPRRPERQPLWRADFAHQAGSLEAVVASTRRRNLFVSSSVLLLLGASIGMLVISNARARTLAAQQMEFVAGVSHELRTPLAVIRSAAENLADGVVADKDQVQRYGQLIADEGRRLTEMVEQVMEFAGFDAGRTLDVRPVAAVEVVQAAIDSSEPLLSQTDARVDFETPDEPLLVRANHAALARSVQNLISNAVKYGGMDRWVGVRIAPADGRMVGIAVSDHGTGIPESDVPRIFEPFYRGQHALDGGVHGSGLGLSLVDRIVGQHGGRVKVQSTSRGTTFTLLIPSAPEATATAPVVADATLAAVDARLDRRGHAS, encoded by the coding sequence ATGCCTTCCGCTCTGCGGTCCTGGGGCCCGCTCGTGCTCGCGGGTGTGCTTGCCGCGTTGCTGCTCGCGCTCGCCTCGCTGCAGTGGCGATGGCTCGGCCAGATCAGCGCCGATGAGCGCAACCGCATGCAGACGAGCCTGCGCACGCAGGTCACGCAGTTCACTCAGGAGTTCGATCGCGAGTTGACGCGAGCGTACTTCTGGCTACAGGCCGATCGCGGCCCTTCGCCGGTAGTCACCGCCTTTGACTCCGTCGGCCACTTCCAGCGCTGGTTCACGACCGCACCCCACCCCGGCCTCGTCCGGCAGATCTACGTGGTGTCGTTGCCGCCTCATGGCGACACGGCCGGTCTCCTATCGGTGTCGCGATACGACAGGGAGCGCGAGGCACTCGTGTCGATCCCGGCGCTCCCAGCCGAGTTGACGCCGATTACCGCTCGCCTGCGCACCATGCCCGAGCCGACGTTCGACCGCGGTCCCATCAGCTTCGTGCCCCCTGTGGCAAGCGAGGGTCCCGCCCTCGTGATTCCCCGGCCGCCCGTCCCCATCGTCAACGCTGGCGGCGCGATCGTGTTCTCGCGCGACGAGCGGCCCTGGGACTACACCATCGTCGTGCTGGACACCACGTACATGCGCGAGACGTTCCTGCCCGAGTTGCTCAAGCGGCATTTCGGCGATGCGCGCGCGGCGGCATACCGGGTGTCGATCGTCGACCGCGCCAGCAAGGCGCAGGTGTTCTGCTCGGACGCCGAGGCGTCGCGCTGCGCCATCGCCGCCCCCGACGCGTCCGAAGACTTCTTCGACGTTCGGCTGCGCGAGTTCAACCGCTTCGTTGTCGTCGACGATCGTCGCGGCCAGCAGCCACGAACGGGCCAGACGGCAGCGCCCTCGTCGAATGCGTCGGGCGTCGGAGCGCCTGGCGCGCCGTCGCCGGTGGAGGACGCGGCCCGCGTGCTGCCCCCCGGAAACGTGATGGTGACCGTACAGCGCGAGCGCGCCACCGATGGCGATCCTCGTCGTCCCGAGCGCCAGCCACTGTGGCGTGCCGACTTCGCGCACCAGGCCGGGTCGCTCGAGGCAGTAGTCGCCTCAACCCGCCGTCGCAACTTGTTCGTGAGTTCGAGCGTGCTGCTGCTGCTTGGCGCGAGCATCGGCATGCTGGTGATCTCGAATGCGCGTGCCCGCACCCTGGCCGCACAGCAGATGGAATTCGTCGCTGGCGTGTCGCATGAACTGCGTACCCCACTCGCGGTGATCCGGTCGGCGGCGGAAAACCTGGCCGATGGGGTGGTCGCGGACAAGGACCAGGTGCAGCGGTACGGCCAGTTGATTGCCGACGAGGGTCGACGGCTCACGGAGATGGTCGAGCAGGTGATGGAGTTTGCCGGCTTCGACGCGGGACGCACGCTCGACGTCCGGCCAGTCGCCGCCGTGGAAGTGGTCCAGGCGGCCATCGACTCGTCGGAGCCACTGCTGTCGCAGACTGACGCGCGCGTGGACTTCGAGACACCCGACGAGCCGCTCCTGGTGCGCGCCAATCACGCCGCACTGGCCCGGTCGGTGCAGAACCTGATCTCGAATGCCGTCAAGTACGGCGGCATGGACCGCTGGGTTGGCGTGCGCATCGCGCCGGCAGATGGTCGCATGGTCGGCATCGCGGTTTCCGATCACGGCACCGGCATTCCCGAGTCCGACGTCCCGCGCATCTTCGAGCCGTTCTACCGCGGCCAGCATGCGCTGGACGGCGGCGTGCATGGCAGTGGGCTCGGCCTCAGCCTCGTCGACCGTATCGTCGGTCAGCACGGCGGACGCGTGAAGGTGCAAAGCACTTCGCGCGGCACCACCTTCACGCTGCTAATTCCGTCGGCGCCGGAAGCGACAGCTACAGCTCCCGTCGTCGCCGACGCTACATTGGCCGCCGTCGATGCACGCCTCGATCGCCGCGGTCACGCCTCGTGA
- a CDS encoding PEP-CTERM sorting domain-containing protein, which yields MKNFFGTGALVLALGAGGLTTSAEAALIVTPGVSNIGTDNVVSAACTGGANGPSLTITGCLNTDHSFLVNFTSDENIFFDAGGQARVVGSDGGFSQLTIGTVAPATFDKIVLNIDVINGLSGSVYFVGVPGGSTLPTTFALGNGANFFTITGSAGEGFSSMSFFVSSGLDVVSDVQQVRLGPTVCTTDCDPGDVPEPTSMLLLGLGLLGAGIARRRK from the coding sequence ATGAAAAACTTCTTTGGAACAGGCGCATTGGTGCTGGCGCTCGGAGCGGGCGGGCTGACGACGAGTGCGGAAGCTGCTCTCATCGTCACGCCCGGTGTTTCCAACATCGGTACCGACAATGTCGTGTCGGCGGCGTGTACTGGGGGAGCGAACGGTCCGTCCCTCACCATCACTGGGTGCTTGAATACGGATCACAGTTTCCTGGTGAATTTCACCAGCGACGAGAACATCTTCTTTGACGCGGGCGGTCAGGCGAGGGTGGTCGGCAGCGATGGCGGGTTCAGCCAACTGACAATTGGCACAGTCGCACCTGCGACGTTTGACAAGATCGTCCTCAATATCGACGTCATCAACGGGCTGAGTGGGTCAGTCTACTTCGTGGGCGTTCCCGGTGGGTCGACGCTGCCCACGACCTTCGCGCTCGGCAATGGTGCGAATTTCTTCACCATCACCGGCAGCGCAGGGGAGGGATTCTCGTCGATGAGCTTCTTCGTCTCAAGTGGACTGGACGTGGTCTCCGATGTGCAGCAGGTTCGCTTGGGACCCACGGTGTGCACCACGGACTGCGACCCGGGCGATGTCCCGGAGCCGACGTCGATGTTGCTCCTGGGTCTTGGGTTGCTCGGCGCGGGCATCGCTCGCCGCCGCAAGTAG
- a CDS encoding response regulator transcription factor translates to MSDSARILLVEDEPGLQLTLSDRLRREGYEVDTAADGQSGLDKAATGEFDLVLLDVMLPRKNGFDVLRDLRQRGLETPVIMLTARGQVVDTVVGLKLGADDYLSKPFEMMELLARIEARLRRRTTPPATTPAAEGYQFGEVRMDFRSAEVFRGADPIELSAREYQLLRYMIEHRNEVISRDQLLNEVWGYNAMPSTRTVDVHVAWLRQKIEPNPRHPQFLLTVHGLGYRFVG, encoded by the coding sequence GTGAGCGACTCCGCGCGCATCCTGCTCGTAGAGGACGAACCCGGGCTGCAGCTCACCCTGTCCGATCGCCTGCGGCGCGAGGGCTATGAGGTGGACACGGCCGCCGACGGCCAGAGTGGCCTGGACAAGGCGGCGACGGGTGAGTTCGATCTCGTACTCCTCGACGTGATGCTGCCGCGCAAGAACGGCTTCGACGTACTGCGCGACCTGCGGCAACGTGGCCTCGAGACGCCGGTCATCATGCTCACCGCGCGTGGCCAGGTGGTCGACACCGTCGTCGGCCTGAAGCTCGGCGCCGACGACTACCTCTCCAAGCCATTCGAGATGATGGAGCTGCTCGCGCGCATCGAGGCGCGCCTGCGGCGACGCACCACGCCGCCCGCGACGACGCCCGCCGCGGAGGGATACCAGTTCGGCGAGGTGCGGATGGACTTTCGCAGCGCCGAGGTGTTCCGCGGTGCCGATCCGATAGAACTCTCGGCCCGCGAGTACCAGTTGCTGCGATACATGATCGAGCACCGCAACGAGGTCATCTCGCGCGATCAGCTGCTCAACGAAGTCTGGGGCTACAACGCGATGCCGTCGACGCGGACCGTCGACGTGCACGTCGCCTGGCTACGACAGAAGATCGAACCGAACCCGCGGCACCCGCAGTTCCTGCTCACCGTCCACGGCCTCGGGTACCGGTTCGTTGGGTAG
- a CDS encoding VWA domain-containing protein → MKQTWLNGIVGLLAATLVTSPVLAQQRVPTFRSSVSLVSVNAVVKDRRGRPVRNLKRDDFQIFENGAARPIVDFGFSDEGPVTFGVLVDQSGSMNLSNNLDAAREVIRHLLAWFDAGKDEVALFAFDQHLQEVQPFTSNASMVLDALPRLSAYGTTALYDAIGETASRLESRPSPRRAVIVVTDGLDTVSTKTVEAVSGIASAIDVPVYVVVVMTPGNNPQRGGEPLRTDGEPITTRLANLAYWTGGDMLIASTPAETSLIARRLVVDLRHQYQLAFESSTRAGWHQVAVRTRNPDLQVRARSGYFAQPSVNGNN, encoded by the coding sequence ATGAAGCAGACGTGGCTGAACGGAATCGTCGGCCTGCTGGCCGCAACACTGGTGACGTCACCAGTGTTGGCGCAGCAACGCGTGCCGACGTTCCGCAGCAGCGTGAGTCTGGTTTCGGTCAACGCGGTCGTCAAGGACCGCCGTGGCCGCCCGGTGCGCAACCTCAAACGCGACGACTTCCAGATTTTCGAGAACGGTGCGGCCCGGCCCATCGTCGACTTCGGCTTCTCGGACGAGGGTCCGGTGACCTTCGGTGTCCTGGTCGACCAGAGCGGCAGCATGAACCTGTCCAACAACCTGGACGCAGCGCGCGAGGTGATTCGACATCTCCTCGCCTGGTTCGACGCAGGCAAGGACGAAGTCGCCCTGTTTGCGTTCGACCAGCACCTGCAGGAAGTGCAGCCCTTCACGAGCAACGCAAGCATGGTGCTGGACGCGTTGCCCAGACTGTCCGCGTACGGCACCACGGCGCTGTACGACGCGATCGGCGAAACCGCCTCGCGTCTCGAGTCGCGGCCATCGCCGCGGCGCGCGGTCATCGTGGTGACCGACGGACTCGACACCGTCAGCACCAAGACGGTCGAGGCCGTGTCCGGCATCGCCAGCGCCATCGACGTCCCGGTGTACGTCGTGGTGGTGATGACGCCCGGCAACAATCCGCAGCGCGGCGGGGAGCCGCTGCGCACGGACGGTGAGCCCATCACGACGCGGCTCGCCAACCTCGCCTACTGGACGGGCGGGGACATGTTGATCGCGTCGACACCCGCCGAGACGAGCCTGATCGCTCGCCGGCTCGTGGTGGACCTCCGGCACCAGTACCAGCTGGCGTTCGAGTCGTCCACTCGGGCGGGGTGGCACCAGGTCGCTGTGCGTACCCGCAACCCGGACCTGCAGGTGCGCGCGCGTTCCGGATACTTCGCCCAGCCGTCAGTCAACGGCAACAACTAG
- a CDS encoding OmpA family protein, with translation MMHRALIALTVSALAITGSTACATKKYVNTKVGDVDGKVTTLSGDVEKNQQRINEVDQKAGAAGDAARAADARAAAAGEAAGAARSAADSAGSKADAIDKNGRRLVYEVVLNEAKGGFKFNKTELPDDAKAALDKVITDLQADPKGVYFEIEGHTDSRGDTRYNEQLGMKRAEAVKRYLYETHQVPLHKINVISYGEDKPVADNKTKEGRAENRRIVVRLLS, from the coding sequence ATGATGCACCGAGCCCTGATCGCACTGACCGTGAGCGCACTTGCCATCACCGGCAGTACCGCCTGCGCCACCAAGAAGTACGTCAACACGAAGGTTGGAGACGTCGACGGCAAGGTCACGACCCTGTCTGGCGATGTCGAGAAGAACCAGCAGCGCATCAACGAGGTGGACCAGAAGGCCGGCGCCGCCGGTGACGCCGCTCGCGCCGCCGACGCTCGCGCCGCCGCCGCCGGTGAGGCAGCCGGAGCGGCCCGTTCCGCCGCCGATTCGGCCGGGTCGAAGGCCGATGCCATCGACAAGAACGGCCGCCGCCTCGTCTACGAGGTCGTGCTGAACGAGGCCAAGGGTGGCTTCAAGTTCAACAAGACCGAGCTGCCCGATGACGCCAAGGCCGCGCTGGACAAGGTGATTACCGACCTGCAGGCGGACCCGAAGGGCGTGTACTTCGAGATCGAGGGACACACCGACAGCAGGGGCGACACCAGATACAACGAGCAGCTCGGCATGAAGCGCGCCGAAGCCGTCAAGCGCTACCTCTACGAGACGCACCAGGTGCCGCTGCACAAGATCAACGTGATTTCGTACGGCGAGGACAAGCCGGTCGCCGACAACAAGACCAAGGAAGGCCGCGCCGAGAACCGCCGCATCGTCGTCCGGTTGCTGTCGTAG
- a CDS encoding aminotransferase class V-fold PLP-dependent enzyme: MTSRRAFLSRLGSSGSLVAAALNSNGLALMARAAEQVRGRSAADIAADEDFWREVQLGFTLDRTVINLNNGGVCPSPRVVHEAFKRYLDHANQAPVFNMWQEQEPNLERVRAGLAQDAGCDVEELAITRNASEALQIAQLGIDLKAGDEVVTTTQDYGRMLDTWEQRARRDGITLTKISFPVPPPSMADLTQRLERALGPRTKVLHFCHITNLTGQIFPVTDICRIARVRGIQTIVDGAHAFGHFPFAIRDLGCDYYGTSLHKWLLAPIGTGFLYVRRERIPDLWPLTPAAGSKAGDIRKFEEIGTHPAANHNAIAEARVYHHTIGGERKIARLRYLRDRWMRRLADHPKARILTSFDPAQSGAIGNVSTPGLDPARLAAHLYAQHRIIVTPIKHAEFEGMRVTPNVYTTLEEVDTFATTMERILEKGLPATA; the protein is encoded by the coding sequence ATGACCTCTCGACGTGCTTTTCTTTCCCGCCTCGGATCTTCGGGATCGCTCGTAGCGGCCGCGCTCAACAGCAACGGCCTGGCGCTGATGGCCAGGGCCGCCGAACAGGTGCGTGGCCGGTCCGCTGCCGACATCGCCGCCGACGAAGATTTCTGGCGCGAAGTCCAGCTGGGCTTCACTCTTGACCGCACCGTCATCAACCTCAACAACGGCGGCGTCTGTCCCAGCCCCCGCGTCGTCCACGAGGCCTTCAAGCGGTATCTCGACCACGCCAACCAGGCGCCCGTCTTCAACATGTGGCAGGAGCAGGAACCCAACCTGGAGCGGGTGCGAGCCGGCCTGGCACAAGATGCAGGCTGCGATGTCGAAGAACTCGCAATCACCCGAAACGCAAGCGAGGCCCTCCAGATCGCGCAGCTCGGCATCGACCTGAAGGCGGGCGACGAGGTCGTCACCACAACCCAGGACTACGGGCGCATGCTCGACACGTGGGAGCAGCGTGCTCGTCGTGATGGCATCACGCTGACGAAGATCTCGTTCCCGGTGCCACCGCCCTCGATGGCGGATCTGACGCAGCGCCTCGAACGCGCGCTGGGTCCGCGAACGAAGGTCCTGCACTTCTGCCACATCACCAACCTCACCGGGCAAATCTTCCCGGTGACCGACATCTGCAGAATTGCCCGTGTTCGCGGCATCCAGACCATCGTCGACGGGGCGCACGCGTTCGGGCACTTCCCGTTCGCGATCCGTGACCTGGGCTGCGACTACTACGGCACGAGCCTGCACAAGTGGCTGCTCGCCCCGATCGGGACCGGCTTCCTCTACGTGCGACGCGAGCGGATTCCCGATCTGTGGCCGCTCACGCCCGCAGCCGGGAGCAAGGCGGGCGACATCCGCAAGTTCGAGGAGATCGGGACCCACCCGGCCGCGAACCACAACGCCATCGCCGAAGCGCGCGTCTATCACCACACGATCGGTGGCGAGCGCAAGATCGCACGGTTGCGCTACCTGCGAGATCGCTGGATGCGCCGCCTTGCCGACCACCCCAAGGCCAGGATCCTCACCAGCTTCGACCCGGCCCAGAGCGGCGCGATAGGCAACGTGTCCACGCCGGGCCTCGACCCCGCGCGCCTCGCAGCCCACCTCTACGCGCAGCACCGCATCATCGTCACGCCGATCAAGCATGCGGAGTTCGAAGGCATGCGCGTGACGCCCAACGTCTACACGACGCTGGAGGAAGTGGATACGTTCGCGACGACGATGGAGCGGATTCTCGAGAAGGGGCTGCCGGCCACTGCGTAA
- a CDS encoding PEP-CTERM sorting domain-containing protein codes for MKNANFTAGALALALSIGGLATTANAATIYIGDCYTGACGTLTGSVRVDLTQWSADQTRLVITNNTNGFIDELGLFYTGGLPANTIIAAFSALTGTVAQPSLSFAPTQNDNSGQALNVGFDYQNSNQGGGRFEAGEAVQFNLDSATANINILANLFTNLGFAHIQAIAPGGGSAKITACVAPDANCDNIPDTPDVPEPTVMALLGLGLFSAGLARRRKQ; via the coding sequence ATGAAGAACGCTAACTTCACCGCCGGCGCCTTAGCGCTGGCATTGTCGATCGGTGGCCTGGCCACCACCGCGAACGCGGCAACAATTTACATTGGCGATTGCTACACTGGCGCTTGCGGCACTCTCACGGGCTCGGTGAGGGTGGATTTGACCCAGTGGTCCGCCGACCAGACGCGTCTGGTCATTACCAACAATACGAACGGCTTCATCGACGAGCTGGGCCTGTTCTACACGGGCGGCTTGCCGGCCAACACGATCATCGCAGCGTTCAGTGCGTTGACCGGAACGGTGGCGCAGCCGAGTCTCAGCTTTGCCCCGACTCAGAACGACAACAGTGGTCAGGCGCTGAACGTCGGTTTCGACTATCAGAACAGTAATCAGGGCGGCGGCCGATTCGAGGCTGGTGAGGCCGTACAGTTCAACCTCGACTCGGCAACGGCCAACATCAACATCTTAGCCAACCTGTTCACCAACCTGGGCTTCGCGCACATTCAGGCGATCGCTCCGGGCGGCGGCAGTGCCAAGATCACGGCCTGCGTCGCTCCGGACGCCAACTGCGACAACATCCCAGACACTCCCGACGTGCCCGAGCCTACCGTGATGGCTCTCCTCGGCCTCGGCCTGTTCAGTGCGGGCTTGGCCCGCCGCCGCAAACAGTAA
- a CDS encoding pyridoxal phosphate-dependent aminotransferase, with protein sequence MALTSTSLPVADRVSGFSYAIRNIVVEAKKVEAAGRKVAYLNIGDPIPFGFVSPPHLVEAIAGAMRDGHNGYTPSPGILEARVAVADDFTSRGLAVDPERVLLTSGTSEGIELTLTALLNAGDEVLVPTPTYPLYTAVIAKLGAVERYYRTDPSRGWLPDLDHLATLVTPRTRALVVIDPNNPTGAVYPADVRRSLVEFSERHGLLLIADEVYGDLAYDGPVEPLGLIDPDAAIISYSSLSKAYLAPGWRAGWMAVGRTPRLDGLLGGLRKLADGRLCSPGPMQYAITAAMRGDRTFQGALRDQLRERADITTARLNAIPGMRCVPARGAFYAMPQVELPAGRTDVDYVLGLLRATGVLTVFGSGFGTDPAMGAFRVVFLAAPAELHRIYDLVAEFTGEFLAGRTA encoded by the coding sequence ATGGCGCTCACCAGCACATCGTTGCCTGTCGCTGACCGTGTCAGCGGGTTCAGCTACGCGATCCGGAACATCGTGGTCGAGGCAAAGAAGGTGGAAGCCGCCGGCCGCAAGGTGGCGTACCTGAATATCGGCGACCCGATCCCGTTCGGGTTCGTCAGCCCGCCACATCTCGTCGAGGCGATCGCCGGGGCCATGCGGGACGGCCACAACGGCTACACGCCCTCGCCCGGAATCCTCGAGGCGCGCGTGGCCGTGGCCGACGACTTCACGTCCCGGGGGCTGGCCGTCGATCCTGAACGTGTGCTGCTGACCTCGGGCACGTCGGAGGGCATCGAGCTGACGCTGACGGCGCTGCTCAACGCCGGCGACGAAGTGCTCGTCCCGACGCCGACCTATCCGTTGTACACGGCGGTGATTGCAAAGCTCGGTGCGGTGGAGCGGTACTACCGGACCGATCCATCTCGCGGGTGGCTGCCGGACCTGGACCACCTCGCCACGCTGGTGACGCCGCGTACGCGCGCCCTGGTGGTCATCGACCCCAACAACCCCACGGGCGCGGTCTATCCGGCAGACGTGCGGCGGTCGCTGGTGGAGTTCTCGGAGCGGCACGGGCTGCTGCTGATTGCCGACGAGGTCTACGGAGACCTGGCCTACGACGGCCCCGTGGAGCCCCTCGGGCTGATCGATCCGGACGCGGCGATCATTTCGTACTCGTCGCTCTCGAAGGCCTATCTCGCGCCAGGGTGGCGGGCCGGCTGGATGGCCGTGGGCCGCACGCCTCGCCTCGACGGCCTGCTCGGCGGCCTGCGCAAGCTCGCCGATGGCCGCCTGTGCAGCCCGGGGCCGATGCAGTACGCCATCACCGCCGCGATGCGCGGCGACCGCACGTTCCAGGGTGCCCTTCGCGACCAATTGCGTGAGCGCGCCGACATCACGACCGCTCGCCTCAACGCCATTCCCGGCATGCGCTGCGTCCCCGCCCGCGGCGCGTTCTACGCAATGCCGCAGGTCGAACTCCCGGCCGGCAGGACCGACGTCGATTACGTGCTCGGCCTGCTGCGCGCCACCGGTGTGCTCACCGTCTTCGGGTCCGGCTTCGGCACCGATCCGGCCATGGGCGCCTTTCGTGTCGTGTTCCTCGCCGCTCCGGCGGAACTGCATCGCATCTACGATCTGGTGGCGGAGTTCACGGGCGAGTTCCTGGCCGGCCGCACGGCGTGA
- a CDS encoding 6-pyruvoyl-tetrahydropterin synthase-related protein, giving the protein MNRGQDADRPLGSAGSSGDGWLRGVSAVHATLLYALLAVAWTWPLVTGLASDVPWDLGDPLLNCWILAWHFHQAGRVLHGDLGALADWWHPNIFHPSSYALGQSELLVAQALQGAPIYALTGNILLTYNLLFLSSFVLAALGAFLLVRRLTRDAFAGVVAGLLYGFALYRVNQGPHLQVLSSQWFPFVLWGLHEWWQHGRLRHAAMAGVALALQNLSNGYFLVYAALWLPPYVLAQIALRGRLRDRRAWLGPLVCAGVGIGLTAPFLYPYARLRALGQPPRPIVAVVQYSADTYAWLTANEQLRFWGSRLKTLVRPEGDLFPGVVPLMLVLVAIALVGLRRWRQSADATGVNGRHRASAFGRLRGVVASGLAILAIGHVLGILAALFAGQQRLYLGPVTISITDGTRLLLGLVLSAGLLVLVSPRSRAVLRDEPQHPVVLWTVLGAFTVWLSFGPIVHIGARTARTWPSLYAAAYRVVPGADALRVPPRIAMVTALALSVIGGLAVASLSRRRAGALASGVLAVAFVAESWPAPVPVRHTYEASYGQGRAEPVPPRPSDHPVARAIAALPADAVLVDLPFGAVPDELWWQYLSIGHWRRRLNGYSGDVPPGHLALQQTLVDLPGALEGGPAADTLPDAAMQAIRTRGATHVLLHRDSWPSSQAPDALRRWLLHNGATRLAQVDTTEIWQLRR; this is encoded by the coding sequence GTGAACCGCGGGCAGGACGCCGACAGGCCCCTCGGCTCTGCCGGATCCTCAGGGGACGGGTGGCTGCGCGGGGTCAGCGCCGTCCACGCGACGCTGCTCTACGCGCTCCTCGCGGTCGCCTGGACGTGGCCGCTGGTCACGGGGCTCGCCAGCGACGTGCCCTGGGATCTCGGCGATCCGCTGCTGAACTGCTGGATTCTCGCCTGGCACTTCCACCAGGCCGGGCGCGTCCTGCACGGGGATCTCGGCGCCTTGGCCGACTGGTGGCATCCCAACATCTTCCATCCCTCGTCGTACGCGCTCGGACAGTCTGAGCTACTGGTCGCGCAGGCATTGCAGGGCGCGCCGATCTACGCCCTGACCGGTAACATCCTGCTCACCTATAACCTGCTGTTTTTGTCGTCGTTCGTGCTCGCGGCACTCGGTGCGTTCCTGCTCGTGCGCAGACTCACGCGCGACGCGTTTGCTGGCGTTGTCGCCGGGCTGCTCTATGGCTTCGCGCTGTACCGCGTCAACCAGGGACCACACCTGCAGGTCCTGTCCTCGCAGTGGTTCCCCTTCGTGCTCTGGGGCCTGCACGAATGGTGGCAGCACGGACGCCTCAGGCACGCCGCGATGGCCGGTGTGGCCCTGGCACTGCAGAACCTGTCGAACGGCTATTTCCTGGTCTACGCCGCGCTCTGGCTGCCGCCGTACGTCCTGGCGCAGATCGCACTCCGTGGGCGATTGCGTGATCGTCGCGCGTGGCTCGGGCCCCTCGTCTGCGCGGGCGTCGGCATCGGGCTGACCGCGCCCTTTCTCTATCCCTACGCGCGGCTGCGCGCGCTCGGGCAGCCGCCACGGCCGATCGTGGCCGTCGTGCAGTACAGCGCCGATACCTACGCCTGGCTCACCGCCAACGAGCAACTGCGCTTCTGGGGATCGCGCCTAAAGACGCTCGTGCGCCCCGAGGGCGATCTCTTCCCCGGTGTCGTGCCGCTGATGCTGGTGCTCGTGGCCATCGCCCTGGTTGGCCTGCGACGCTGGCGTCAGTCGGCAGACGCCACCGGCGTCAACGGCCGCCATCGTGCGTCTGCCTTTGGCCGGCTTCGCGGTGTCGTCGCATCAGGCCTGGCGATCCTTGCCATCGGGCATGTCCTGGGGATTCTCGCGGCGCTGTTTGCAGGGCAGCAGCGCCTCTACCTCGGACCGGTGACGATCAGCATCACGGACGGCACACGCCTGCTCCTCGGCCTCGTGCTGAGCGCTGGGCTGCTGGTCCTCGTCTCACCTCGCTCCCGCGCCGTGCTCCGCGACGAACCGCAGCACCCGGTCGTTCTCTGGACGGTGCTCGGAGCGTTCACCGTGTGGCTGTCGTTCGGCCCCATCGTCCACATCGGCGCCCGCACGGCACGCACCTGGCCCTCGCTCTACGCCGCCGCGTACCGCGTCGTCCCCGGCGCGGATGCGTTGCGCGTACCGCCCCGCATCGCGATGGTGACGGCCCTGGCGCTGAGCGTGATCGGCGGGCTCGCGGTCGCGTCGCTCTCGCGGCGACGCGCGGGAGCGCTGGCGAGCGGTGTACTCGCCGTGGCTTTCGTCGCAGAGAGTTGGCCTGCCCCTGTGCCGGTGCGCCACACGTACGAGGCGTCGTACGGACAGGGCCGAGCCGAGCCGGTGCCGCCCAGGCCGTCGGACCACCCGGTCGCACGGGCAATTGCGGCCCTGCCTGCCGATGCCGTCCTCGTGGACCTGCCTTTCGGGGCGGTGCCGGACGAACTGTGGTGGCAGTACCTCTCGATCGGACACTGGCGGCGCCGGCTGAACGGCTACAGCGGCGACGTACCGCCGGGTCACCTCGCGCTGCAGCAGACGTTGGTCGACCTTCCCGGCGCCCTCGAGGGCGGCCCCGCCGCCGACACATTGCCGGACGCAGCCATGCAGGCCATCCGTACCCGCGGCGCCACCCACGTCCTGCTCCACCGGGACTCCTGGCCGTCCTCCCAGGCGCCCGATGCCCTGCGTCGCTGGCTCCTCCACAACGGCGCCACACGCCTCGCCCAGGTCGACACCACCGAAATCTGGCAGCTCCGGCGCTGA